Proteins encoded together in one Kitasatospora albolonga window:
- a CDS encoding ABC transporter permease, with product MTAPMPVRPPEPPGKPRPTLSDPSAEASSEAPGQRRPSRLLAPLRETGTLFALGLAVGRAVFRRPFQLREFIEQFWFVASVTILPAALVSIPFGAVIALQVGSLTQQLGAQSFTGGASVLAVIQQASPIIVALLISGAAGSAICADLGSRKIREELDAMEVMGVSPIQRLVVPRVLATMLVAVLLNGLISVVGTLGGYFFNVIMQDGTPGAYLASFSALAQLPDLYVSEFKALIFGFIAGIVAAHRGLNPRGGPKGVGDAVNQSVVITFMLLFFVNMVITAIYLQIVPAKGG from the coding sequence GTGACCGCCCCGATGCCGGTACGGCCGCCCGAGCCGCCCGGGAAACCCCGGCCGACCCTGTCCGATCCCTCGGCCGAAGCCTCCTCCGAAGCTCCCGGGCAGCGGCGCCCCAGCCGGTTGCTCGCCCCGCTCCGCGAGACCGGGACGCTGTTCGCGCTCGGCCTCGCCGTGGGCCGGGCCGTCTTCCGCAGACCCTTTCAATTACGCGAGTTCATCGAGCAGTTCTGGTTCGTCGCGAGCGTCACCATCCTGCCCGCCGCCCTCGTCTCCATCCCGTTCGGCGCGGTCATCGCCCTCCAGGTCGGCTCGCTCACCCAGCAGCTCGGCGCCCAGTCCTTCACCGGCGGCGCCAGCGTCCTCGCGGTGATCCAGCAGGCCAGCCCCATCATCGTGGCGCTCCTCATCTCCGGCGCCGCGGGCTCCGCGATCTGCGCCGACCTCGGCTCCCGCAAGATCCGCGAGGAGCTCGACGCGATGGAGGTCATGGGCGTCTCGCCCATCCAGCGCCTCGTCGTCCCCCGCGTCCTCGCCACCATGCTCGTCGCCGTCCTGCTCAACGGCCTGATCTCGGTGGTCGGCACGCTCGGCGGCTACTTCTTCAACGTGATCATGCAGGACGGCACCCCGGGCGCCTACCTCGCGAGCTTCTCCGCCCTCGCCCAACTGCCCGACCTGTACGTCAGCGAGTTCAAGGCCCTCATCTTCGGCTTCATCGCGGGCATCGTCGCCGCCCACCGCGGCCTCAACCCACGCGGCGGCCCCAAGGGCGTCGGCGACGCGGTCAACCAGTCCGTCGTCATCACCTTCATGCTGCTGTTCTTCGTGAACATGGTCATCACGGCGATCTACCTCCAGATCGTCCCCGCGAAGGGGGGCTGA
- a CDS encoding ABC transporter permease: protein MAMLSWLDRSGDQLTFYIRALVWIPRTLRRYLKEVQRLLAEVAFGSGGLGVIGGTIGVMVAMTLFTGTVVGLQGYAALDQIGTSAFTGFISAYFNTREIAPLVAGLALSATVGAGFTAQLGAMRINEEVDALEAMGVRSMPYLVTTRIIAGVVAIIPLYAIGLLSSYLASRYITILFNGQSAGTYDHYFNLFLSPADVLLSVLKVLIFSVLVILAHCYYGFHATGGPAGVGVAVGRSVRNAIVLISVTDFFLSLAIWGATTTVKVAG from the coding sequence ATGGCGATGCTCAGCTGGCTCGACCGGTCCGGCGACCAACTCACCTTCTACATCAGGGCCCTGGTCTGGATTCCGCGCACCCTGCGCCGCTACCTCAAGGAGGTGCAGCGGCTGCTGGCCGAGGTCGCCTTCGGCAGCGGCGGCCTCGGCGTGATCGGCGGCACCATCGGTGTGATGGTCGCCATGACCCTCTTCACCGGCACGGTCGTCGGCCTCCAGGGGTACGCGGCGCTCGACCAGATCGGCACCTCGGCGTTCACCGGGTTCATCTCCGCCTACTTCAACACCCGGGAGATCGCCCCCCTGGTCGCCGGGCTCGCCCTTTCCGCCACCGTCGGCGCCGGGTTCACCGCCCAGCTCGGCGCGATGCGGATCAACGAGGAGGTCGACGCGCTCGAAGCGATGGGCGTGCGGTCGATGCCGTACCTCGTCACCACCCGGATCATCGCCGGGGTCGTCGCGATCATCCCGCTGTACGCGATCGGGCTGCTCTCCTCGTACCTCGCCTCCCGCTACATCACCATCCTCTTCAACGGGCAGTCGGCGGGCACCTACGACCACTACTTCAATCTCTTCCTCTCCCCGGCCGACGTGCTGCTGTCGGTGCTCAAAGTGCTGATCTTCAGCGTGCTGGTGATCCTCGCCCACTGCTACTACGGCTTCCACGCCACCGGCGGACCCGCCGGGGTGGGCGTGGCCGTGGGCCGGTCGGTGCGCAACGCGATCGTGCTCATCAGCGTCACCGACTTCTTCCTCTCCCTCGCCATCTGGGGCGCCACGACGACGGTGAAGGTGGCCGGCTGA
- a CDS encoding ABC transporter substrate-binding protein, with amino-acid sequence MSPRGARTVRRRTAGVAFLLVPALLIWVSVAVYDKKFTDDATVTVRTGAVGNEMHENADVKLRGVVIGQVRSIATDGEGARLTLAIDPGKLDRVPADVTAQMLPTTLFGQRFVALVPPRVPSGETLSAGAVIPQDRSSNAIELEQVLDNVLPLLTAVKPEKLSATLSAVSQALEGRGEKLGETLTTLDAHLKKFNPQLPTLNEDIKQLVKVSTLYAEAAPDVLDALTDATTTSGTIAEQEARLATLYDTTTASARDVTSFLRENKDNLIRLSSSGRPTLELLAKYADSFPCTLRTVAGFVPAMDKALGKGTNEPGLHVTVTSVPAKGKYVPGKDTPAYNSSGGPRCYSVPYVGKGAPTADNRRSADATAPPPAARDTDLGLPNSPQESRLVNELVAPSLKVQPQTLPDWSSVLIGPAFRGAEVKLK; translated from the coding sequence ATGAGTCCACGTGGAGCACGAACCGTCCGCCGCAGAACCGCCGGGGTCGCCTTCCTCCTGGTCCCCGCCCTCCTCATATGGGTCTCGGTCGCCGTGTACGACAAGAAGTTCACCGACGACGCCACCGTCACCGTACGGACCGGCGCGGTCGGCAACGAGATGCACGAGAACGCCGACGTGAAGCTGCGCGGGGTCGTCATCGGGCAGGTCAGGTCCATCGCCACCGACGGCGAGGGGGCCCGCCTCACCCTGGCCATCGACCCCGGCAAGCTGGACCGGGTCCCCGCCGACGTCACCGCGCAGATGCTCCCCACCACCCTCTTCGGCCAGCGGTTCGTCGCCCTCGTCCCGCCCCGCGTCCCCTCCGGGGAGACGCTGAGCGCCGGGGCGGTGATCCCGCAGGACCGCTCCAGCAACGCCATCGAGCTGGAACAGGTGCTGGACAACGTCCTGCCGCTGCTGACCGCGGTGAAGCCGGAGAAGCTCTCCGCCACCCTGAGCGCCGTCTCCCAGGCGCTCGAAGGACGCGGCGAGAAGCTCGGCGAGACCCTGACCACGCTGGATGCCCACCTGAAGAAGTTCAACCCCCAACTCCCCACGCTCAACGAGGACATCAAGCAGCTCGTCAAGGTCAGCACGCTCTACGCGGAGGCCGCCCCCGACGTCCTCGACGCCCTCACCGATGCCACCACCACGAGCGGCACCATCGCCGAACAGGAGGCGCGGCTCGCCACGCTGTACGACACCACCACCGCCTCCGCACGCGATGTCACCTCCTTCCTGCGGGAGAACAAGGACAACCTCATCCGGCTCTCCTCCTCCGGCCGCCCCACGCTCGAACTCCTCGCGAAGTACGCCGACTCGTTCCCCTGCACCCTCCGTACGGTCGCCGGATTCGTGCCCGCCATGGACAAGGCGCTCGGTAAGGGGACCAACGAGCCGGGACTGCATGTGACGGTCACGTCCGTTCCCGCGAAGGGGAAGTACGTCCCCGGCAAGGACACCCCGGCCTACAACTCCAGCGGCGGCCCGCGCTGTTACTCGGTGCCGTACGTCGGCAAGGGCGCCCCCACCGCCGACAACCGCCGGTCGGCCGACGCCACCGCCCCGCCCCCGGCCGCGCGCGACACCGACCTCGGCCTGCCCAACTCGCCCCAGGAGTCCCGGCTCGTCAACGAGCTGGTCGCCCCCTCACTGAAAGTGCAGCCGCAGACCCTGCCCGACTGGAGCAGCGTGCTCATCGGTCCGGCCTTCCGCGGTGCGGAGGTGAAGCTCAAGTGA
- a CDS encoding MCE family protein, with the protein MNRRSLAGPLTKSLVFVLVTVLATTVLGLSIANTGVGDTTTYKARFTDATGIVPGDSVRVAGVKVGQVESVRVADRRVAEVTFGVREGHTLPASVTASIKYLNMVGQRYVDLDRGAGPVGRTFAPGATIPLSRTTPALDLTQLFNGFQPLFEGLSPPDVNQLAGSIVQVLQGEGGTVDSILRHVGSLTSTVAAKDQVIGEVIKNLNTVLKTVNDREAGFDDLVVTLEKLVSGFSGDRKPLGEAVTAMGALTTVTADLFQDGRRPLKDSIRQLGRLSGELEKGTPQIENFLDRTPAKMEAISRLTSYGSWLNLYLCEARVGGVATDDGSTPPTGIAITQPRCLA; encoded by the coding sequence GTGAATCGCCGCTCCCTCGCGGGACCGCTCACCAAGTCCCTCGTCTTCGTCCTGGTGACCGTCCTCGCCACCACCGTCCTCGGCCTCTCCATCGCCAACACGGGCGTGGGGGACACCACCACGTACAAGGCACGCTTCACCGACGCCACCGGGATCGTCCCCGGCGACAGCGTCCGCGTCGCCGGGGTGAAGGTCGGCCAGGTCGAGTCCGTACGGGTCGCCGACCGCCGGGTCGCCGAGGTCACCTTCGGCGTCCGCGAGGGGCATACGCTCCCCGCCTCGGTGACGGCGTCCATCAAGTACCTCAACATGGTCGGCCAGCGGTACGTGGACCTCGACCGGGGCGCCGGACCGGTCGGCCGGACCTTCGCGCCCGGGGCCACCATCCCGCTCTCCCGCACCACCCCGGCGCTCGACCTCACCCAGCTCTTCAACGGCTTCCAGCCGCTCTTCGAGGGCTTGTCCCCGCCGGACGTCAACCAGCTCGCCGGTTCCATCGTCCAGGTCCTCCAGGGCGAGGGCGGCACCGTCGACTCCATCCTGCGCCACGTCGGCTCGCTCACGAGCACCGTCGCGGCCAAGGACCAGGTGATCGGTGAGGTGATCAAGAACCTCAACACGGTCCTGAAGACGGTCAACGACCGGGAGGCCGGGTTCGACGACCTCGTGGTCACCCTGGAGAAGCTCGTCTCCGGCTTCTCCGGCGACCGCAAACCGCTCGGTGAGGCCGTCACCGCCATGGGCGCCCTGACGACCGTCACCGCGGACCTCTTCCAGGACGGCCGCAGGCCCCTCAAGGACAGCATCCGGCAACTGGGAAGGCTCAGCGGCGAGTTGGAGAAGGGCACACCACAGATCGAGAACTTCCTCGACAGGACCCCGGCCAAGATGGAGGCGATCAGCCGCCTCACCTCCTACGGCTCCTGGCTCAACCTCTATCTCTGCGAGGCCAGGGTCGGCGGGGTGGCCACCGACGACGGCTCCACGCCGCCCACCGGCATCGCCATCACCCAGCCGAGGTGCCTGGCATGA
- a CDS encoding ABC transporter substrate-binding protein, which produces MTLTPVRERNPVAVALVGLLVLILLALAAWRADSLPFIGGGTTYSADFTESAGLSEGDEVRIAGVKVGEVAGVSLDGPRVKVDFTVKDAWIGNASTVGIAIKTLLGEKYLAVDPLGNAPQDPGSRIAANRTTSPYDVTQAFNGLGETIGEIDTEQLAKSFETISATFKDSPPHVRSAAEGLSALSRTVSKRDAQLATLLQSSKRLTKTLSGKKSSFETLLEDGNLLLGELQARRDAIHLLLTGTRGLGTQLTGLVKDNEKQLGPTLASLGRVTAVLVKNRKSLDKVLAMTGTYSRLVGNTLGNGRWFDTYACGVVPANYLPAGSLPATGCMPPKQGGR; this is translated from the coding sequence ATGACCCTCACCCCCGTCCGGGAACGCAACCCGGTCGCCGTCGCCCTCGTCGGCCTCCTCGTCCTCATCCTCCTGGCCCTCGCCGCCTGGCGCGCCGACTCCCTGCCCTTCATCGGCGGCGGTACGACGTACAGCGCCGACTTCACCGAATCCGCCGGGCTCTCCGAAGGCGACGAGGTGCGGATCGCCGGGGTCAAGGTCGGTGAGGTCGCCGGGGTCTCGCTCGACGGGCCCCGGGTCAAGGTCGACTTCACGGTCAAGGACGCCTGGATCGGCAACGCCTCCACCGTGGGCATCGCCATCAAGACCCTCCTGGGCGAGAAGTACCTCGCCGTCGACCCCCTCGGCAACGCCCCCCAGGACCCCGGCTCCCGTATCGCCGCGAACCGCACCACCTCCCCGTACGACGTCACCCAGGCGTTCAACGGGCTCGGCGAGACCATCGGGGAGATCGACACCGAGCAGCTCGCCAAGAGCTTCGAGACGATCTCCGCCACCTTCAAGGACTCCCCGCCCCACGTCCGCAGCGCCGCCGAGGGGCTCTCCGCCCTCTCCCGTACGGTGTCGAAGCGCGACGCCCAGCTCGCCACGCTCCTCCAGAGCAGCAAACGCCTCACCAAGACCCTCTCGGGGAAGAAGAGCAGCTTCGAGACCCTCCTGGAGGACGGGAACCTGCTCCTCGGCGAACTCCAGGCCCGCCGCGACGCCATCCACCTGCTGCTCACCGGCACCCGCGGCCTCGGCACCCAGCTCACCGGACTCGTCAAGGACAACGAGAAGCAGCTCGGTCCGACCCTGGCCTCCCTCGGCCGGGTCACCGCCGTCCTGGTGAAGAACCGCAAGAGCCTGGACAAGGTGCTCGCCATGACCGGCACCTACAGCAGGCTCGTCGGCAACACCCTGGGCAACGGGCGCTGGTTCGACACGTACGCCTGCGGGGTCGTGCCCGCGAACTACCTTCCGGCGGGCTCCCTCCCGGCGACCGGATGCATGCCACCGAAGCAAGGCGGCCGCTGA
- a CDS encoding ABC transporter substrate-binding protein yields the protein MRRTRIIGIGAGLALVAVAATTGVSALQEDARTTVTAYFERATGVYAGSDLRILGVRVGTVASVTPKGKEVEVVLRLDQGVKVPEDAHAVVVAPSLVADRYVQLAPAYDGGPLLADNAVLPAARNATPVEVDELYASITEITTALGPNGANADGALARLLETGAKNMDGNGKAIGDSVEQFGKAAKTLDRSSGDLFDTLTHLQSFTTMLKENDSEVRTAEQQLHSVTSFLADDKKNLSAALKELGTALGQVKTFIARNRGALKKNVDALVPVTQALVDQRASLAEAMDTLPLAAGNVLNAYDPAHRTLNGRANLNELSMGGPLVSPDAASGPPPGLAPVDANRRKSLPVLPLPEVGTVFGTPEKQPAEQKQKQKQEQERKADRKKGAER from the coding sequence ATGAGACGTACACGCATCATCGGTATCGGCGCCGGGCTCGCCCTCGTCGCCGTGGCCGCCACCACCGGGGTGAGCGCACTCCAGGAGGACGCCAGGACCACCGTCACCGCCTACTTCGAGCGGGCGACGGGCGTCTACGCCGGGTCCGACCTGCGCATACTCGGGGTCCGGGTCGGTACGGTCGCCTCCGTCACCCCCAAGGGCAAGGAGGTGGAGGTCGTCCTCCGCCTCGACCAAGGGGTCAAGGTGCCGGAGGACGCCCACGCGGTCGTCGTCGCCCCCAGCCTCGTCGCCGACCGGTACGTCCAGCTCGCCCCCGCCTACGACGGCGGCCCGCTCCTCGCGGACAACGCCGTACTGCCCGCCGCCCGCAACGCCACCCCGGTCGAGGTCGACGAGCTCTACGCGTCGATCACCGAGATCACCACGGCGCTCGGCCCGAACGGGGCCAACGCCGACGGGGCGCTCGCCCGGCTCCTGGAGACCGGGGCGAAGAACATGGACGGCAACGGGAAGGCCATCGGGGACTCCGTCGAGCAGTTCGGCAAGGCCGCCAAGACGCTCGACCGGAGCAGCGGCGACCTCTTCGACACCCTCACCCACCTCCAGTCCTTCACCACCATGCTCAAGGAGAACGACAGCGAGGTCCGCACCGCCGAGCAGCAGCTCCATTCGGTCACCTCGTTCCTCGCGGACGACAAGAAGAACCTCAGCGCGGCGCTCAAGGAGCTGGGCACGGCCCTCGGCCAGGTGAAGACGTTCATCGCCAGGAACCGGGGCGCGCTGAAGAAGAACGTCGACGCCCTGGTCCCCGTCACCCAGGCGCTGGTCGACCAACGTGCCTCGCTGGCCGAGGCGATGGACACGCTGCCGCTGGCGGCGGGCAACGTCCTGAACGCGTACGACCCCGCCCACCGGACCCTCAACGGGCGGGCCAACCTCAACGAACTCTCCATGGGCGGCCCCCTCGTCAGCCCGGACGCGGCCTCGGGGCCGCCGCCCGGCCTCGCCCCCGTGGACGCGAACCGCCGGAAGTCCCTGCCGGTGCTGCCGCTGCCGGAGGTCGGCACGGTCTTCGGGACCCCGGAGAAACAGCCCGCGGAACAGAAACAGAAACAGAAGCAGGAACAGGAACGGAAAGCGGACCGGAAGAAGGGGGCGGAACGATGA
- a CDS encoding virulence factor Mce family protein Precursor: MAAGVLIALVAVRTDGPSFTGIEQIPLPGGADLGDHPYEITAEFGDVLSLAPQSSVKVNDVSVGRVTGIALAADGWSAKVTMRVNGDIDLPANAYARLEQSSLLGEKFIQLSPPAEGTARGSLAETGRIPLSRTNRNPEVEEVFGALSLLLNGGGVNQLKTITTELNKALTGQEPQIRSMLNRVDTLVTDLDSNKGDITRALDGVNRLAATLATRKQDVGTVLTGLSPGLKVLEKQRGSLLTMLRSLDTLSTVAVDTVNRSKADMIADLKALAPTLKALADSGKDLPDALQASLTYPFTDEVLRGVKGDYLNVYLDVTAAPGTRIIPALTPDDPTLPPPPHEPGGDDGGGDDGTEGAAAARGALPLPLPLPAVSGTARPEAPRAPASEQGSTP; encoded by the coding sequence CTGGCCGCCGGAGTGCTGATCGCCCTCGTCGCCGTCCGCACCGACGGCCCGTCCTTCACCGGCATCGAACAGATCCCGCTGCCCGGCGGCGCCGACCTCGGCGACCACCCGTACGAGATCACCGCCGAGTTCGGCGACGTCCTCAGCCTGGCCCCGCAGTCCTCGGTCAAGGTCAACGACGTCTCCGTCGGGCGCGTCACCGGTATCGCCCTCGCGGCGGACGGCTGGAGCGCCAAGGTCACCATGCGGGTCAACGGGGACATCGACCTCCCCGCCAACGCCTACGCCCGCCTCGAACAGTCCAGCCTCCTGGGCGAGAAGTTCATCCAGCTCTCCCCGCCCGCCGAGGGCACCGCCCGCGGCTCCCTGGCCGAGACCGGCCGCATCCCGCTCAGCCGCACGAACCGCAACCCCGAGGTCGAGGAGGTCTTCGGCGCGCTGTCCCTGCTCCTCAACGGGGGCGGGGTCAACCAGCTCAAGACCATCACCACCGAGCTGAACAAGGCGCTCACCGGCCAGGAGCCGCAGATCCGCTCGATGCTCAACCGGGTCGACACCCTCGTCACCGACCTGGACAGCAACAAGGGCGACATCACCCGCGCCCTGGACGGCGTGAACCGGCTCGCCGCCACGCTCGCCACCCGCAAACAGGACGTCGGCACGGTCCTCACCGGGCTCAGCCCCGGACTGAAGGTCCTGGAGAAGCAGCGCGGCTCCCTGCTCACCATGCTGCGCTCCCTCGACACCCTCTCCACGGTGGCCGTCGACACCGTCAACCGCAGCAAAGCCGACATGATCGCCGACCTCAAGGCACTCGCCCCGACCCTGAAGGCGCTCGCCGACTCCGGAAAGGACCTCCCGGACGCGCTCCAGGCATCGCTGACCTACCCCTTCACGGACGAGGTCCTGCGCGGAGTGAAAGGCGACTACCTGAACGTCTATCTGGACGTCACCGCCGCACCCGGCACCCGGATCATCCCCGCGCTCACCCCGGACGACCCGACCCTGCCCCCGCCCCCGCACGAGCCGGGCGGGGACGACGGGGGAGGGGACGACGGTACGGAGGGTGCGGCGGCGGCCCGCGGCGCGCTGCCGCTCCCGCTGCCCCTGCCGGCCGTGTCGGGGACCGCGCGGCCCGAGGCTCCCCGCGCACCGGCCTCCGAGCAGGGGAGTACCCCGTGA
- a CDS encoding ABC transporter substrate-binding protein: MITPAIRLKNIAFLVIAVLVLGYLGVRYAGLGHYVGLRSYYTVTVQLPQTGGLYTHSNVTYRGVSVGRVGPIELTDDGVEAELRIEKDAPPIPDRLRAVVANLSAVGEQYVDLRPTRSEGPYLGNGSVIDEADTTLPAPPTTVLTSVNDFASSVDLEHLRTVVEEFGTAFEGRGDDLQVLLDSGSEFIDAADKALPVTTRLMADGETVLRTQAEQGAALKGFASGAKELAAELKSSDGDLRRLIATTPDAAVQISGLLRDLDPAFGVVVANLLTTSEVAVTRQRGLEELLVKLPAVVAAGSSAVDEDGARFGMSVTFFEPLPCTAGYGGTAYRNGLDTSPAPALNTQARCASSPGTGINVRGSANAPKGGPVPAPAKPGSMLLGDGNGDGTGAKDRLPGALGTEPRTAPPAPGMAGLLGLGGGS; this comes from the coding sequence GTGATCACTCCCGCCATCCGGCTGAAGAACATCGCCTTCCTCGTCATCGCCGTGCTCGTCCTGGGCTACCTGGGCGTGCGGTACGCCGGTCTCGGCCACTACGTCGGACTGCGCAGCTACTACACCGTCACGGTCCAGCTCCCGCAGACCGGCGGCCTCTACACCCACTCCAACGTCACCTACCGGGGCGTCTCCGTGGGCCGGGTCGGCCCCATCGAGCTGACCGACGACGGAGTGGAGGCCGAGCTGCGGATCGAGAAGGACGCCCCGCCCATCCCGGACCGGCTCCGGGCCGTCGTCGCCAACCTCTCGGCGGTCGGCGAACAGTACGTCGACCTGCGCCCGACCCGCTCCGAAGGCCCCTACCTCGGCAACGGTTCGGTGATCGACGAGGCCGACACCACGCTCCCGGCACCGCCCACCACCGTCCTCACGAGCGTCAACGACTTCGCGAGCTCCGTCGACCTGGAGCATCTGCGCACGGTAGTAGAGGAGTTCGGCACCGCCTTCGAAGGACGCGGCGACGACCTCCAGGTACTGCTGGACAGCGGAAGCGAGTTCATCGACGCGGCCGACAAGGCGCTGCCGGTCACCACCCGGCTGATGGCCGACGGCGAGACCGTGCTGCGCACCCAGGCCGAACAGGGCGCGGCACTCAAGGGCTTCGCCTCCGGCGCCAAGGAACTCGCCGCCGAACTCAAGTCGTCCGACGGCGACTTGCGGCGGCTGATCGCGACCACGCCGGACGCCGCCGTACAGATCAGCGGACTGCTGCGCGATCTCGACCCCGCCTTCGGGGTCGTCGTCGCCAACCTGCTCACCACATCGGAGGTCGCCGTCACCCGCCAACGCGGCCTGGAAGAACTCCTGGTGAAGCTCCCCGCCGTGGTCGCCGCCGGATCGAGCGCGGTCGACGAGGACGGCGCCCGGTTCGGGATGTCCGTCACGTTCTTCGAACCGCTGCCCTGCACCGCCGGGTACGGCGGTACGGCCTACCGCAACGGTCTCGACACCTCACCCGCGCCCGCCCTCAACACCCAGGCCCGGTGCGCCTCTTCACCCGGCACCGGCATCAACGTCCGGGGCAGCGCCAACGCCCCGAAGGGCGGCCCGGTCCCCGCCCCCGCCAAGCCCGGCTCGATGCTGCTGGGCGACGGCAACGGTGACGGTACGGGGGCGAAGGACCGGCTGCCCGGAGCGCTCGGCACCGAACCCCGGACCGCGCCGCCCGCCCCGGGCATGGCCGGGCTGCTCGGCCTGGGAGGCGGCTCATGA
- a CDS encoding serine/threonine protein phosphatase: MITVGPAGTAVRTDGDMELLPDVAEGAPLPDGLAWLARATAEVAADAVHQGGTRRPAVEGAYRGRRLEAHPTRRADGEVVWWLLDQTARYTAEEALTAERERTAFLAEASNVLLSSLNAERCMAATVRLAAGFFADAAVVVAPASGRRLPVTRAVAGGEVTQGTVTADPSTVPGLAEALKGFPPVPSRWIDPASLPDWLVPDGLSAVVGSVAVTPLPGHGVPAGALVLLRTDTRGQFSETEETFARLFAARAGAALSAARLYAEQHSITRTLMRDLLPPRLHRVHGVEFAGGYRPSNAHERVGGDFYDVHPGPTAADPSLVVLGDVCGKGLDAAVLTGKIRNTLQALMPMADDHERVLQLLNGALLNSDNTRFATLVLASVLRAGNQVRLRLTSAGHPAPLVVRNDGRVEEIPTQGSLVGALDHVTARTVGTVLLPGETCLLYTDGITEARGGPLGGELFGDERLKRALAECVGMPGEAVVAHIRMLAAQWLGDGGHDDLAVVAITAPPTTHLTAVDGHTRGRYTA, from the coding sequence ATGATCACCGTCGGTCCGGCCGGCACGGCCGTCCGGACCGATGGGGACATGGAACTGCTCCCGGACGTGGCGGAAGGCGCTCCGCTGCCCGACGGCCTCGCCTGGCTGGCCCGGGCGACGGCGGAGGTGGCCGCCGACGCGGTCCACCAGGGCGGTACGCGGCGGCCCGCTGTCGAGGGCGCGTACCGGGGCCGCCGCCTCGAGGCCCACCCGACCCGGCGCGCGGACGGCGAGGTGGTGTGGTGGCTGCTCGACCAGACCGCCCGGTACACCGCCGAGGAGGCCCTGACCGCCGAACGCGAACGCACCGCCTTTCTCGCCGAGGCGTCCAATGTCCTGCTCTCCTCGCTCAACGCCGAACGGTGCATGGCCGCGACGGTCAGGCTGGCCGCCGGGTTCTTCGCCGACGCGGCCGTCGTCGTGGCTCCGGCATCGGGCCGCAGGCTGCCCGTCACCCGGGCGGTCGCGGGCGGGGAGGTCACCCAGGGGACGGTCACCGCCGACCCCTCCACCGTGCCCGGCCTCGCCGAGGCGCTGAAGGGGTTCCCGCCCGTCCCGTCCCGGTGGATCGACCCGGCGTCGCTGCCCGACTGGCTCGTCCCCGACGGCCTTTCCGCGGTGGTCGGCTCGGTGGCCGTCACACCGCTGCCCGGCCACGGGGTGCCCGCCGGGGCGCTGGTCCTGCTGCGTACGGACACCCGCGGGCAGTTCAGCGAGACCGAGGAGACCTTCGCCCGGCTCTTCGCCGCCCGTGCCGGAGCCGCCCTCTCGGCCGCCCGCCTCTACGCGGAGCAGCACAGCATCACCCGGACGCTGATGCGGGATCTGCTGCCGCCCCGGCTCCACCGGGTGCACGGTGTGGAGTTCGCGGGCGGCTACCGCCCCTCCAACGCCCACGAGCGGGTCGGCGGCGACTTCTACGACGTCCACCCCGGGCCCACGGCCGCCGACCCGTCCCTGGTGGTGCTGGGTGATGTCTGCGGCAAGGGGCTGGACGCCGCCGTCCTCACCGGCAAGATCCGCAACACGCTCCAGGCTCTGATGCCGATGGCCGACGACCACGAGCGGGTGCTCCAACTCCTCAACGGGGCCCTGCTGAACTCCGACAACACCCGCTTCGCGACCCTGGTCCTCGCCTCCGTCCTGCGCGCCGGGAACCAGGTGCGCCTGCGCCTCACCTCGGCCGGCCACCCGGCGCCCCTGGTCGTGCGCAACGACGGCCGGGTGGAGGAGATCCCCACCCAGGGCAGCCTGGTCGGGGCGCTGGACCACGTGACGGCCCGTACGGTCGGGACCGTCCTGCTGCCCGGCGAGACGTGCCTGCTCTACACCGACGGCATCACCGAGGCGCGCGGCGGCCCGCTCGGCGGTGAACTCTTCGGCGACGAACGGCTGAAGCGGGCCCTGGCCGAGTGCGTGGGCATGCCCGGCGAGGCCGTCGTGGCGCACATCCGGATGCTGGCGGCCCAGTGGCTGGGGGACGGCGGCCACGACGATCTGGCGGTGGTCGCGATCACCGCACCGCCGACCACGCATCTCACCGCGGTGGACGGCCACACACGGGGCAGGTACACCGCATGA